The genomic interval ACATATTTCAAGCCTCCTCTTTTATAGTACATGTAAATTCTGTACTCTAAAAAATCTGACATGAAGTAAAACTTTCACAGATACATATTCTTTAATCATTAAAGAAAATGCCCATCCAACTATTATTAATATCACCATCATAAGCTGTGAAAATATACAGGTCATGTATTAATGTTAATGAAATATAACACAGCTATCAGGAGAGATCATCCTGAGTTACATCATCAGCTTTCATCCGAAAAACCTAAAgataaacacatttacacactcaAAGAAAACTAATGTAAATTTGGCATTTGAGTGCCAGCACAATCGCAGAAAATACACCAGGATTTAATTACAAAAGTGAATGTATAAACTGTAGACTTACACGCTCCATGTTCCAATGATAGACACCAGAGCTAGCGTGATTGGGAAGATAATCCAGAACATCATCTCTCAGTAATGACGAAGAATAAAACTGAAGCAGGGATTTCTTCTTCCAAGGTTTCCTCAGTGCACTCAGGTTTCCTTAAAGCTGTGCCGATTCCTCATGAAGTTAACATCAGATCCTCACAGCAGTTTCTAGTGAAACAACAAATAAGATCTTAAACTTCTGTGATATAAATGAACACCAAGTCCATTAGGTTTGCAATTACCCTGCTGTAGAGAGGTCAGAGTACAGTCCTGCTGTGATGGGAGTCTTCTCTTTCTGCCACTCTGTTGAAGCACCACCttctgtctgaacaaatgttgGGAAATATGGGTTGGCCTTCTTGCCACGCTcacattgtttgttttattctaaaCACGCTCACCTCAGTGTTCCAACTTCAGACTGACTGTGTTTACAGTAGGCCTATACATTAAATACTGACTTAACGAATCTGGATTGTGAGAACACTCCAGAAATATTAGGATGAGAATCTGACTGTATGGACAACATGTTTTACATTCTTGAAGTGATGTgcttttttctcctcctgtcATTCAGTCGTAATAAGCAACTTCTTTCACTTCAGGAAGTATAGCTTCAAATGACTaaaaaacatgtacataaatTTTTTTATACCGTTACCTTTGTTGTGGTTGCAGACTTCCTTTCtagaagcctttttttttttcactttttttaaaactgtatgtCAATTTGTTCAAAAACTTTtctatctttgttttgttttctaaatttttatttatgttattttatttttttaaggatttcaGCCAGATTTCTTTACCCTCAAATTTTACAGTTGATTTTCCCctttctagtttttgttttgtgctggTGACACCCAAAACCACATCTTTCTAAAAACAACCAATTATTTTTCTAgagtacatttttttgttttctatctttacTCTTAATTTGTTTGCAACTGAAAAGCATTGAACATCTCACTAAAATATCGAGTTAATAAAAATCAGTGCTATTAAATCCAGTCTTTTACCTCAACGAAATGTTGATTTAACAGATCTCAAGCATTGAAGATTCCCAtatcactttaaaaaatgttttattgtttctttgaacctgagctttttattatttattgctattatttatttatttttacttgtccCCTGCAGACGACCACCCTGCGTAGACCAGaacccaccccaatgttccatCCAGGAACCAGGGCACCGTCAATCACTCCCCCCTTCCTACCTTTACCCACCCATCTTACGCTAACCAGAGTTTTACAGCAGTCATTTACTTTGCAGCATCaccaataataaaataatagctGCATCAACTActgaatgataataataaaaatcagctGAAAGTTTATTAGTGTGAGTCTACCTCGCCCAATCATCTGTGCATTGCCCCGGAGAGAAAAAGCTTTTTCTCAGCCTGTTTGTCTTGTCTTCAATATCCTTAGCCTGCCAGATGGAATGATGTCAAAAGGCAGTGTCCTGGGTGTGTGCAGTCTTTCTTGATGTAAGTTGCTCAGTTGTTGTAGACTTTCTCCAGATTTGTAAGGGGGGGCACCAGTGATTTGGTGGGCTATATTGTCCGTTGCaggtttttcctcttttctgtgGTGCAACTGGAGAACCACATGGTGCATCCATATGTCAAGACACTCTGTAAAAGATTACAAAGAGAGGCTCTGGAGGAGAGCAGAAAAAGAGTCTctagtgttttttgtttgttttttttttttttttgtttgttttttttacctgcttTGTAGTTTTCGCCCCAGGTCAGATCCACAAGATCCACTGCTAGATGCCCTCTAAGGTATTTGAAGCCTGCAACTTGTTCCACCTCCTCTACATGTATTATAGGACTATTGTAATTCATGTTCTCATGTTTCCTGTAATCACTGatgattttctgtgttttcttggtGTTAAAGAATAAAGTTATTGGTGTGGCACCAGGATATCAGAGACTGGACCTCCTCCCTGTAGGCCATCATCTCCTTGTTGACTATTAGCCTCACCAAAGCTGAATCATTTGCAAACTTATTATATAATATAGAGTTTGAGTCATAAGAGTGAGTACAGTCATGTGTAAATAGAGGAGTGGACCGAGAATGCTGCCTTGGAGGGTGCCAATGTTAAGGatgatggtggaggaggtgggatCTCCAAATATGTCATGCTGAGTGTGTATATGAGGAAATCCTTGAACCACTTGTAAAGGTGGATGTCCAGGCCAAGTGAAGCATTTGTTGACTGACTTCTTTGAGCTTATGGAGTGAAAGGCTGAACTAAAATCAACAAACAGCACCCTCACATAGGTGTTGAGTTTGTCCAGGTGTATGACGATAATATGAAATGCAAGTGAAACAGCACCATCAGTACATCTGTTGTCTTTATAGGCATGGGTACTGGTCTAGATTAGTAGGAAAAAGGGCTTTGATGTTGTTAAGGGACAGTCTATCAAACCATTTATTGATTAATGGTGTTAATACATCTGTTTAGACATGTAACTGCTAAGTGCTTTGGAACAGGGATGATTATTGCAGTCTTTAGTGGGGATGAACTGTGTTCTCTTTCAGTGACTGGTTAAGTACAGGATGTCTGTGAAGATGGCAGCAAACTTATGTGCACATACCTTTACTGCTCAACCTGGGACTGTGTTAAGAGCAGCTGCTTTCTCGCCGTTGATGGTCTGTAGAACCGACTCAACCTAGTACTAATGTCATGTGACTAGTTGTCCATCCTCAATACAAATGTAGATGGTGACCTGTCTTGCATTTCAAGCCTCCTTAGATTTGGataatttcaatttatttatggaaaaaaagtgctttaaatttAACTGTAACAATCATTCTGGACAGATGCTAATGTTAAGTGTTGGACTGTAAATATGACAAAACATTCCATTTAATTGGTTCTTCACTTTGAAATATATATGAAGGGAAGTATCGAGGTTAATATTTTACTCTGAGATGTAGCAGAGTAGAAGTAGAGCCAATCATTAAGAGAAACTATTTGAGAAAGAAGTACAGTCATATTGCTTGGTTAAAGGTACATATGCAACGTACTTTACAATCCTCCACAGCCCCAAGACACTACTAAATGGGTtacttaaaatatgaaatgcaagTGAAATTGCAGGATATTGCTTTTTGACATCATTCCACATATTTTGGTTTTACATatagtgtttttttatgtttgttttttgttttgtttttttactaccAGAAAACACGTTTCTCCATTTTACAGACGAAATGAAGTGGAAACCAGATGCAGACATTACATTTAGGCTTTTAGGATCAGGATTACATGCCTTCTACCACATGGGGTcctcattttcaaaacaaacaaaatggcgGCGTACATGAGATGGGGACTTCAGCAGTTGTTACGGGCACGAAATATCGCTCACTTTAGGTTTTGAATCTCTTTATCTATCACATTTAGTTTGTTATGTGTTCATATAATTGGTGTGAtaagttttaatgtttgtgtaatgcataaaaatacatttgtttggTCAGTTATGATGGCACTTGGGTCAGCTATTGAGCTAAGTGTCAAACTGCCAAGGCCGAGGTATCTCTCTCAATCTGGATATGGATGGAAatgtaatagtaataataataataataataataataataataataataataattttaaaaattgccTGTTCATTCTAATTTGTCATTTGATATTTCGAATATGTAAAACCATTTAACTTAACCACTAGCTTCTGGCTAGCGCAAGTAGTGTGAGCTTCATCTTTGCTAAAATGAATGACGAATAATACTGTTGCCGTTTTTGTACTTCTCTATTGAAAACTAGAGCTAACGGCTACCTTGAACGTTTGAAATGCTTCCATTTGTTTGGGAGCCTCACAAAATGGGTGCAAGACCTACTGAAAATCTTTATGTTACAAGGTTCCCAGCCAAGACCAGAATTTCATACCGCATACAGTCCACGACCCAGAGCGTCAGAGTCCAGCATCAGTCCGGGACAGGAACCACAAAGAGCTCAGGTAAGAAAACAGTGTTTGGAAACCTTACTATTATTTAGCTAAACTGTGTCATCTTGTTTTTACAGCAGACTGTAATCATGTTTTGTCAGACAAAACAATACAACCTTACTAAGTTGATAGTTTTGTGATGTTTTCCAGTAAGATACTTTTCCATCCAAACTCAAGACACTCCAAATCCCAGAAGCTTGAAGTTCCTCCCTGGGAAACCTGTACTAGGAAGTGGGACATTAGATTTTCCGTCTCCTAGCTCCGCTGGAACTTCATCTTTAGCCAGGTTGTGTGCCACATttactgatgtattttgttgtatttaggGTCATTATGACAGTCTTAGATAATATTGTTTTACATGGTGTGCTTTGCAGTTTTATGCATCATTATACTTATTAttaatgtgtatttatatatttatgtaatttGTGTTAGAGTAAATGCTTTGCTGGGAGGCAGTATTATAAtcacatgtgtgtatgtgctccAGTGAATACATGCATATTGTTTAGATAAAAATAACTGGAGAAAATGGATGTTTGCTCTTATATACTACATTGTAGGGTAACATCAAAAAGAAATTGGGAAAGATAATGAACCTTAActtcaataaataacaataatattattTCAGCTTATATGTCTTGACAATACTTTGCAATCAGAGCTGATGACAGAGTGGCTTTCCCATTAACCATTACATATCTCATCATCCACAACATTTAAACCATTTGTTGAATAATGTGAAGTTATAAATGGTTTCCCTGCAGATTACTATATTTTTTATAAGTTAATCAATGCCAGACATATTAACATACCTATATATGTCTACCTTTtgaaaattaaaccattttccTTCAGAGGTCATGTGAAGATACAACAGGCTGCATAAATGCATTGTGATTATGTGATGTTTTCTGATGTGATCtcatacattttcttttgttttgtgtccaTATTGCAAACCCTAAATGAACCAGATGGGTTTCATAGTTTTGGtaagcgttttttttttatttttactaaatacCAATATGTTACTTTCAGGGACCTGTTTGAAATTGAAGGAGTTAAAAGTGTGTTCTTTGGCCCTGACTTCATCACAGTCACAAAAGTAAGTACGAAATTCACTGTCACAGCTTAATCAACTGATTTACTTCCTATGAAGTCTTTTTGGGTAAAGACAGCAAATGAGATGCTTGTTTCCCCATCAGACAGATGAGGACGTAGAGTGGGCAGACATTAAGCGTCACACTTTGGAGGCCATCAAAAAGTTCTTTGAGAGTGGTGAGCCAATAACAACAGGAGCAGTGCATCATGAAAGCAGTGAGTATTCTGTGTTATCATAAGTAACTGCATGACAGTGATTTTTAtagatttaataatatttagcATATCTTGTTTTCTAGGTCTttctgaagatgatgatgatattgtATCCATGATAAAAGAGCTTCTGGATACAAGAATCAGGTGAAAAACTGACAAATTTATTATCTGCATATGTCTGCAACATGACAGTAACTattagtgaaaaaaaatcagtcttgCTTAAATGGtctaatttttctattttttccctttactcctttttttcttatttttcattttcctttatttcaccCTTTCAAAGTGATGTTGATAGTTTCGTAAGAGACAGTAGTACTGAGATTAATCAGatgaaatgattatttatttatttaaagtaaaaacaataataattaattaaaagaagaTTGTGACTTGTTCTGGAGGGTGAtgac from Melanotaenia boesemani isolate fMelBoe1 chromosome 16, fMelBoe1.pri, whole genome shotgun sequence carries:
- the zgc:110319 gene encoding NFU1 iron-sulfur cluster scaffold homolog, mitochondrial; this translates as MAAYMRWGLQQLLRARNIAHFRFPAKTRISYRIQSTTQSVRVQHQSGTGTTKSSVRYFSIQTQDTPNPRSLKFLPGKPVLGSGTLDFPSPSSAGTSSLARDLFEIEGVKSVFFGPDFITVTKTDEDVEWADIKRHTLEAIKKFFESGEPITTGAVHHESSLSEDDDDIVSMIKELLDTRIRPTVQEDGGDVIFKGFENGIVKLKLVGSCTGCPSSTVTLRNGIQNMMQFYIPEVDKVEQVEDEVDEINAKVFAEVERKLQD